A genomic segment from Spinacia oleracea cultivar Varoflay chromosome 3, BTI_SOV_V1, whole genome shotgun sequence encodes:
- the LOC110775968 gene encoding mitochondrial outer membrane protein porin 2: MANGPGLFSDIGKRSKDLLTRDYLSDQKFSVSSFSVNGVAFTSTAVKKGGLSNGDVGALYKYKNTMIDVKLDTESNVSTIITIADIVPSTKTIASFKIPDTSGGKVEVQYFHNHATFTSAIALNKSPVVDVTATLGTPTISFGVEAGYDTTSGNFTKYTAGVNLSKPESCASIILGDKGDTVKASYLHHLDQLKKSAAVAEISRRFSTNENTFTVGGLYAVDNLTVVRAKLNNHGKLGAVLQHEVIPKSVLTIASEFDTLALDKTPRFGLGLALKL, encoded by the exons ATGGCCAACGGTCCCGGCCTCTTCTCCGACATCGGAAAGCGTTCCAAAG ATCTTCTGACGAGGGACTATCTCTCAGATCAGAAATTTTCAGTCTCATCTTTCAGCGTCAATGGTGTG GCATTCACCTCAACTGCTGTTAAGAAAGGAGGACTTTCAAATGGAGATGTGGGTGCCTTGTACAAGTACAAGAACACCATGATTGATGTCAAACTCGACACAGAGTCAAAT GTCTCCACAATAATCACAATTGCTGACATAGTCCCATCAACAAAAACTATTGCTTCATTCAAGATACCAGATACCTCTGGTGGCAAG GTGGAGGTTCAATACTTCCATAACCATGCAACATTTACATCAGCTATTGCTTTAAACAAATCTCCTGTTGTTGATGTTACGGCTACACTTGGCACCCCAACTATTTCCTTTGGTGTAGAAGCAGGTTATGACACCACTTCTGGTAACTTCACGAAGTATACTGCCGGTGTTAATCTATCAAAGCCAGAGTCATGTGCATCAATTATTCT GGGTGACAAGGGAGATACAGTGAAGGCATCATATTTACACCATTTGGATCAGCTGAAGAAAAGTGCAGCAGTTGCTGAAATAAGCAGAAGGTTTTCGACCAATGAGAATACTTTTACAGTTGGAGGATTGTACGCAGTTGATAATTTGACAGTTGTTAGGGCGAAGCTCAACAACCACGGGAAACTCGGTGCTGTTCTTCAGCACGAGGTCATTCCTAAGTCAGTGCTCACTATCGCCAGTGAATTCGACACCTTAGCCTTGGACAAAACTCCAAGGTTTGGCTTGGGACTCGCTCTTAAGCTTTGA
- the LOC110775971 gene encoding 60S ribosomal protein L26-1 — protein MKYNPRVSSSRRKSRKAHFTAPSSVRRVIMSAPLSGDLRSKYNVRSMPVRKDDEVQVVRGTFKGREGKVVQVYRKKWVIHIERITREKVNGSTVNVGIHPSKCVITKLRLDKDRKLLLDRKAKGKSAADKDKGTKFTAEDIMQTVD, from the coding sequence aTGAAGTACAACCCACGAGTCTCCAGCTCCCGCCGCAAGAGCAGGAAGGCCCATTTCACGGCGCCATCGAGCGTCCGCCGTGTTATCATGAGCGCACCACTCTCCGGCGACCTCAGAAGCAAGTACAACGTCCGTTCAATGCCGGTGCGCAAAGACGACGAAGTCCAGGTGGTTCGTGGTACCTTCAAGGGTCGCGAAGGGAAGGTGGTTCAGGTCTACAGGAAGAAGTGGGTGATTCACATCGAGAGAATCACAAGGGAGAAGGTGAACGGCTCCACCGTCAATGTCGGAATCCACCCCTCGAAGTGCGTCATCACGAAGCTCAGGCTCGACAAGGACCGTAAGTTGCTTTTGGATCGCAAGGCTAAGGGTAAATCTGCTGCTGATAAGGATAAGGGCACCAAGTTCACTGCCGAGGATATTATGCAGACTGTTGATTAG